One genomic window of Salvia miltiorrhiza cultivar Shanhuang (shh) chromosome 4, IMPLAD_Smil_shh, whole genome shotgun sequence includes the following:
- the LOC131022492 gene encoding uncharacterized protein LOC131022492 isoform X2, protein MPTRRDREYLLLIIEEINRVLRCQLIIILDLVIRIKTRKRKRSEHVARYGMIECIPAQIGHLNRITGVSDTDCISNLRMDRNTFGRLCHLLKELGGLRDDRHVCIEEQVAMFISILAHHKKNRVIGFDFWRSGQTISLYVHLVLTAILRPHALLLVKPEPVTENSTDPRWKWFKGCLGALDGTYISVMVPNGDKPRYRTRKGLISTNTLAVCDRNLKFVYVLPGWEGSAADSRVLRDTINRVHGLKVPNGNYYLVDNGYANSDGFLAPYKGVRYHLKECGPASERPRNAAELFNMRHTKARNCIERAFRILKMRWGILRSTTFYSVKVQNRLIMACFLLNNFIRSEMINDPIEQMFDNLDVGDMAAEADKEECIDTVEVSSINIMEY, encoded by the exons ATGCCAACTCGACGCGACCGTGAATATTTGTTGTTGATAATAGAAGAAATTAATCGTGTGCTCCGTTGTCAGCTTATTATAATACTTGACTTGGTAATTAGgataaaaacaagaaaaagaaaacgcAGCGAACATGTTGCGCGATATGGTATGATTGAATGCATACCTGCTCAGATTGGGCATTTAAACAGAATTACGGGAGTAAGTGACACCGACTGTATTTCGAATCTGCGGATGGACCGTAATACGTTTGGCAGGTTGTGTCACCTATTAAAAGAACTTGGAGGTCTTAGGGATGACAGACATGTGTGTATAGAAGAGCAAGTGGCAATGTTCATCTCCATTCTTGCTCATCATAAAAAGAATAGGGTTATTGGCTTTGACTTTTGGAGATCCGGGCAGACGATATCACTGTATGTTCACTTGGTTCTAACTGCCATCTTGAGACCACATGCGTTATTGTTGGTGAAGCCTGAACCTGTAACAGAGAATTCCACCGATCCAAGATGGAAATGGTTTAAG GGCTGTTTAGGTGCGCTTGATGGCACGTATATATCTGTAATGGTACCAAATGGGGATAAGCCACGCTATAGAACGAGGAAGGGGTTAATCTCGACGAATACCCTCGCCGTTTGTGATCGAAATCTAAAGTTTGTGTATGTACTACCGGGCTGGGAGGGATCAGCAGCTGACTCGAGGGTATTGCGAGATACAATAAATAGAGTACATGGTTTGAAAGTTCCAAACG GAAATTATTATTTGGTCGACAACGGCTATGCTAATAGCGATGGTTTCTTGGCACCTTACAAGGGGGTGAGGTATCATTTAAAGGAATGTGGTCCAGCATCTGAGAGGCCACGGAACGCCGCTGAATTGTTCAACATGCGGCATACTAAAGCTAGAAACTGTATCGAGCGGGCGTTCAGGATTCTAAAGATGCGTTGGGGTATACTCCGGAGTACCACATTCTATTCTGTGAAGGTGCAGAATAGGTTAATCATGGCTTGCTTcttgttaaataattttatcCGATCGGAGATGATAAATGACCCCATAGAACAAATGTTTGACAACCTTGATGTTGGTGATATGGCGGCTGAAGCAGATAAAGAAGAATGCATAGATACAGTGGAAGTATCAAGTATCAACATAATGGAATACTAA
- the LOC131022492 gene encoding uncharacterized protein LOC131022492 isoform X1, which translates to MIECIPAQIGHLNRITGVSDTDCISNLRMDRNTFGRLCHLLKELGGLRDDRHVCIEEQVAMFISILAHHKKNRVIGFDFWRSGQTISLYVHLVLTAILRPHALLLVKPEPVTENSTDPRWKWFKGCLGALDGTYISVMVPNGDKPRYRTRKGLISTNTLAVCDRNLKFVYVLPGWEGSAADSRVLRDTINRVHGLKVPNGNYYLVDNGYANSDGFLAPYKGVRYHLKECGPASERPRNAAELFNMRHTKARNCIERAFRILKMRWGILRSTTFYSVKVQNRLIMACFLLNNFIRSEMINDPIEQMFDNLDVGDMAAEADKEECIDTVEVSSINIMEY; encoded by the exons ATGATTGAATGCATACCTGCTCAGATTGGGCATTTAAACAGAATTACGGGAGTAAGTGACACCGACTGTATTTCGAATCTGCGGATGGACCGTAATACGTTTGGCAGGTTGTGTCACCTATTAAAAGAACTTGGAGGTCTTAGGGATGACAGACATGTGTGTATAGAAGAGCAAGTGGCAATGTTCATCTCCATTCTTGCTCATCATAAAAAGAATAGGGTTATTGGCTTTGACTTTTGGAGATCCGGGCAGACGATATCACTGTATGTTCACTTGGTTCTAACTGCCATCTTGAGACCACATGCGTTATTGTTGGTGAAGCCTGAACCTGTAACAGAGAATTCCACCGATCCAAGATGGAAATGGTTTAAG GGCTGTTTAGGTGCGCTTGATGGCACGTATATATCTGTAATGGTACCAAATGGGGATAAGCCACGCTATAGAACGAGGAAGGGGTTAATCTCGACGAATACCCTCGCCGTTTGTGATCGAAATCTAAAGTTTGTGTATGTACTACCGGGCTGGGAGGGATCAGCAGCTGACTCGAGGGTATTGCGAGATACAATAAATAGAGTACATGGTTTGAAAGTTCCAAACG GAAATTATTATTTGGTCGACAACGGCTATGCTAATAGCGATGGTTTCTTGGCACCTTACAAGGGGGTGAGGTATCATTTAAAGGAATGTGGTCCAGCATCTGAGAGGCCACGGAACGCCGCTGAATTGTTCAACATGCGGCATACTAAAGCTAGAAACTGTATCGAGCGGGCGTTCAGGATTCTAAAGATGCGTTGGGGTATACTCCGGAGTACCACATTCTATTCTGTGAAGGTGCAGAATAGGTTAATCATGGCTTGCTTcttgttaaataattttatcCGATCGGAGATGATAAATGACCCCATAGAACAAATGTTTGACAACCTTGATGTTGGTGATATGGCGGCTGAAGCAGATAAAGAAGAATGCATAGATACAGTGGAAGTATCAAGTATCAACATAATGGAATACTAA